The sequence CAAAGAATGAAAACGctaatcaaatattaaagatagTCAAAggtgataataatttaaaaatggtaGAAAATAGAGACTTTTTCTCATCAACTGCCACTACAGTTGAAGTTAACGATCTTTCAACTGACTACCAGAAATCCATTCGTGAACTTTCAAATATCATtctcaataatatattaggCGTTAACgctaaaaatattaatactGTGATTGCTTCGacaaaagatattaatgatGGTGAAAAGACTGGGGTGTCCATACCATATATACAGGATATTCATCTGAGTGCCATCTTGTTGTCAGGGGACGGTGATGCACTTGGTTGGGATATAGAGTCAAGTATGtccaaatatattacaCCTCTACGAGAAATGTTATCCTCAGTATACCATTTTACTGTAGATTCAGATATTGTTTATTACAATGACTTGAATTTACATTCACAACATGCGGTGAATGAATCTACTCTGGCACATATTTTAGATATTTCAGAAATATCTACCAGTGATGAGTATTCAGAGCAGATTGGATTGACCCTTGCTATCGTGTTTCCTAGTCGTGAAGTTGGCAATAATGGATTGGAGTTTATCAAAccaaaatcaattgaaaaattagacGGCTCTGAAAAGGTTTCAAACGATATTAATTgggaaaaatatttgattccAAGATGGGGTAGCTTAATTATCAACAAGTATCCTTTAAAGGCAAACTCATATTTAGACGAAGAATTTCTACATCCAATCATGcataaattttcaattgatctattagaaattctgGGAATAGGTTCTGATATGATGTCACCATATAATTCATTACACATGTTTAAACGTTCCGTGGTGTTAAGAAATCTACTAAAATCAGTGGACACTTTGCAATCGCTAGTTAGACTAACGGAATCATTCAAACAAATGGCAGTTCCAGAACAAGTCTTGGCAGATGTCAACACTGCTATTGGAATCAGGTACgaaataattaataaaataaatcatttcGGAACATCAAATGGAATCAATAACAACATTGTTTGGGATGAATTGGTTCTTCTAAGTAATAAGTTAGTCACTGTTTGTGAAAATgcattttttgataatgaaatgGTTCAACAAAATTTCTTCCCAGACGAACATAAAACTGCAGTTTACTTCCCATTTTTAGGTCCCATTGCAATGGTTTTATTTTTGGGCATAGTAAATATGATAAAGGATAGAAGTCACATCGTTGACAGTATTAAATAGTTATTTGacataaataaatatgatgATCTTTTGAATCATCACAAAGTAGAATATCagacaatattattacatatttaaaatgtttCAATCAATCTCGAACATGTTAATGAAGGTGTTTCcaatttgatttattgaCAGTTTGTTATGTGTCTCTTCTATTCGATGCTCCATAGTTAAGCGcactattgaaaaaatggAAAGTTAAGAGTTTACATATAGAACTGAAGTGTATATTTATGTTTCAATGATGATACAAGGTACGTCgcatgtatatatatataggtaTATATTGGGCATTTAGTGGTAAAATCAGCTGAAGCTTGTCTATAAGAAAGTGATAACTGCGAAAAGGGACGATGAGTAACTATAAAAGTGAAACGAAAGGAccaataaatttgattcCTAAGACAAATTATATTTCCACTTTAACAGTTGCTAATTACTTATTGACTAAGCAAACAATTGACCAGGCTTTGAATGAAGATCATGAGTATGTGCTGAATAAGAATATTGAGATGAGAACTGGAGGTACCTTAAATTCATTCTTTGCCACAggaaattataaattaaattacaaGAACAATGATGAGGAAAACTCTGAACCAGAgaagaagagaagaaaaatcatttataaCAATGGGAAAGCACAAGAACCGGATGAGCTGATCAATGAAGTTCCTGgtaatatcaaatttgCCAAGGATATCCGAGATGAGAAGGCTAAAGAGTTGGTGTTCTCGCATGTATTAGATCAAAACGAGCAATTCAGGCTATTAGTCAATAATTTGGATGAAGACCAAACAAATAGATTTGAAGTATTTCACAGAACCTCTTTGAACAAAGCACAAGTGAAGAAATTAGCTAATACTGTattgaatcaaaatatatctGAAAACATCAGAGTTTTCCTTCAATCTATCGGTAAAGTTTTTGCAGGAGAAATCATTGAATTGGCCATGCAGGTACGAATGAAATGGTTAGTGGGTCAGTTGACtatcaattataataaaaggAAGAGAATCGGtaaacaattgaagaaattcttaaaaaaattaacgATGTTAGTTCAAAAATCAAACAGCACAAACAGCAGCACTTCACTGACTGCTGCTGAAGAGAATAACGAAGATATAGAGATTTTAAATTCCAATAGTGAATTCAATGATAGTATCGATGAATGTGAAAGTGATTCTTTttatgatgatgatgaagaagaagaaccGTTTGTTAAAGCTGGTAATGAgctattgaaatataataaacaaGTGACACAAGATATAAAAACAGAATTAGTTAAGCATTATAACATCTTGGCCAAAAGattcaattctttaaatatgaaCATCGATAAGTTTCTCGGTTCAGTCGAAGATTCTTCTTCAGTAACATCAGAAAGTATCGGTGAAGGATCGACTAAAAACCAACCTCAAAATACGAAATCAAAAGTAATCAATACCAGTCCATTGTTATCCGAACATATAAGAGAAGCATGGAGATTATATCAATTACAAAGCGATTCCCTGCCTTCTGCAACATGGAGACAACAAGGTGAAGGAAATGGATGGATGTTCAGATAAGATAATGGCGCTACCTAATATCCTAAacatataattaattagCATGATGAATACTCAGTATATCAACAATCataaaacagaaaaatgTGATATCAATCACACACATACCTGTATATATCcatctttttatttaaagtatCTCAGTAATATTGAAAACTATCGActtcatatttttaaagcATACGCTCCGTTATGATTTCCTCAAtaactttaatttttagataaaattagaaaatgataattattataaaagtaaatttCTATGTAATTTATGTTAGttatatttgttatttaattacTATTGTTTACTATCTTGTGTTGTTATTGTAAATATCTGAACTAGTTGAGTTTGTTACAATTactaaaattttataacCCGTCAATAATCAGGATTATAGTACATTGAACCATTAGATTCATAATTGATACTTTTTGTAAGACACCTTTATCGGCATTAATAAGTAATTGAAAGAATCTTAACGCTCTTCTACTAGAGAATTGTTCTATATTTTGGTACCAATTGCAAATACTGTACTACGGTTTAACTAAGCAgcaaaattttatttccaTTGGTTTTGCTTTTAATCTGTCCAAAATTTAGTGTCAGATTCGAAATTATCTCTCTGTTTTTATTAGACCTATCCAATAGAAAAATCTACAAGATATAATCATAATAGCACgatatttatttgagtAATATGGGTAACTCTGGATCAAAACCACGTAAGAAGGGTTCTGGTAAAGCAAACAATGCTCCTCCAACAACTCAAACAAAACCAACTAAACTACAATCAAAGCAAAAATCATCATCTGAATCTGATTCGAATAAGGATACTTCCACACGAAATAAAGCTACAGATGATTCGGtaatgaaagaaaatttgTCAAGGACAGAGACTATGCAGTCAACAAAGTCGAATAGATCACTTCGATCATTAAGATCTAAAAAATCTCAAACTTCTATATCTGGAAACTCCAATGTCGACattcaagaaaaatatagagATGATGATCATTTACCTCCTCGTACAAAGGAAATTCAAAGGGTTCATTCTTCGGGCTCACAAATGTATAGCCACTCTAGGTCACACTCATTAAGTCGAGTTCCAACAGATGTGCaatctaataaatcaaataataatttactGCCTGGTATCAATTCAGGTAGAGCAGATTCTAGAAAATCTAGTTTTAATGGCAGTTATGATATACCACCTTCGATGATACAAGTCAAACCAAAATCACCAATTTTACGAAATAGGAATTACACATCTTCTTCCGTTAGTTCATTTCAAGAGAATGCAATAACggatgatgaaaatgatgattcaaataataacattgCTTACTCTAACTCAAGAAAAAGAGTTGATATATTAAGACATAGTCATTCTTCGGGTACATCAAGGGGTAGTCCATTTGCTTCTAGATCAAGACGTAAATCTGATAACAGTGTATCAGAGAATGACTTATCGCCAGGAGCTGATCATTTACCAATGCATTCGATGTCAAGAACAGGTTCGCATAACTCAATGCATAGTAGGAGATCATCTACAAATTCAGTTGGTACAAATACATTTGTAACTCCTATGAACTCACCTGGTATAAAAATAACCGATACAGATCAAGAAAGAAATGATTATTTCTCTCACTCAAATGATTCTAACAATTACAGATATAACAATGAAACTGGACttgatattcaaaataaccAATATATTGGTGATCATAGTAGTGAACTGGCTGGTGAGGCCATGTATTTCCCAAACGCGGATAATTCATACGATGCATTACATTCTACTTCTCATGACAGAAACATAAATGATGATAGTACcatttcaaaaaagaaaaaatctACGAAAATGCTTGATATAGATGAaacaattcaaaaattattagatgcAGGCTATGCATCCAAAAGAACTAAAAATGTCTGTTTAAAGAATTCAGAAATTGCACAAATATGTCAGAGATCAAGAgagatatttttatctcAACCGCCGCTATTAGAGTTATCACCACCTGTAAAGATTGTTGGTGATGTCCATGGACAATATGGTGACTTACTAAGATTGTTTACAAAATGTGGATTTCCTCCATCATCAAACTACTTATTTTTAGGTGATTACGTCGATCGTGGGAAACAATCACTTGAAACTATTCTATTACTATTAtgttataaaattaaatatccAGAAAATTTCTTCTTACTTAGAGGTAACCATGAATGTGCCAATGTTACTCGTGTTTATGGTTTTTATGATGAATGCAAACGTCGTTGTAACATTAAAACATGGAAAGTGTTTGTTGACACATTTAATACATTACCATTGGCTGCCATAGTTACCGGTAAAATTTTCTGTGTACACGGTGGTTTATCCCCAGTTTTGAACTCCATGGATGAAATAAGACACGTTAGTAGACCAACAGATATACCTGATTTTggtttaataaatgatcTGCTATGGTCAGACCCAACGGATTCTCCCAACGAATGGGAAGATAATGAAAGGGGTGTTAGTTATTGTTACAATAAGGTGGCCATaaacaaatttttgaataaatttgattttgacTTGGTGTGTAGAGCTCATATGGTTGTAGAGGATGGTTATGAGTTTTTTAATGATAGAAGTCTAGTAACAGTATTTTCTGCGCCTAACTATTGTGGTGAATTCGATAACTGGGGTGCAGTCATGAGTGTCAATGAAGGGTTGTTGTgttcatttgaattattggATCCTCTGGACAGTGTGGCATTAAAACAAGTCATGAAAAAGGGAAGACACGAGAGAAAATTTGCAAAtcaacagcaacaacaatatattCAGAACTAATGGTGAATCCATGTCAAAAtaactttatataataatataataggATGACAGTTTGATACCGTTTATAGTTCACTATACACCTCCGTCTTATTTAAAGTAATACAATGATATACTTCTTTAACCATATATGTCTATTTTTTGTATGTATCTTACATATTGTCCGAGTTATGttaaaagttaaaatatttgaaattgtgCAATGTGATAATGTTAAAAACTATCTAATGTCTATTCacatatgtatataaagtGATCGTTTGTTGGTATAGATTAGAGAGAGTACTTcatattatcatttatatatacaatttcGAAGTCGTATTTCTCGAGAACTCTGATGAAACTATGATTCAAGGCTCGTTTAGTAATGAATATTACTGGTTTTCAAGGCATTTCATAACATGTTCAGcaacaatatttataatcatATGGACATTTATACCTgaagatattgatataCTATTTATCAAGAAGGATTTTATACGATCTATTTTAGACATCCTTCCAGATCGAAGATGGGTGATCTATTTCCAATGTTTTGTCTTAATGGGCATGCTTTGGTGTTATACGGCGTTGATGATGTATAACGAAGATGTATTAACTCCAAATTTAGATGATTTATCTACAATAACTGATTCAAGAGCAAATGTAGTTATAGTAAGTGATAAAgagaaatttttaaatgagTATGCATATAATGCAACCAGCGGCGTATTTGATTTACCTATAACAGATGTATGTAAAATACTATATAGTGATGATTAAGTAACATATGATGTAAAATACAATAatgaatcaaaatcaaaattggAATTGAAATGCTTATTCAGCTACATTGGTGTGTGATTCAGTAGATTCTGAATTTTCGTTTCCTTCGTGGTTACGACCTGTATCATGAAATCTACCACGATGAGGGCCGTTACCACCACGACAGGAACCACTTCCGCCTCTGTGTCCGTTACCACGAGAAGAGCCTCTTTGATTAGTAAATCTCCTATTGTTTGTATAGTTACCTCTACCTCTGCTTGTATTTGAGTAGCCATAGGAGCCATTCCTATTGGAACTATTGGAACTAGTGGAATTagtattattgttgttgtatTTTGAAGTACGATTGAATGACTCTTCATCATTACCAGAATTGCTCGAATGCAGAAAACCTGCAGCTGGCCTGAATAAAGAATAGCGTTCTTCTGGTTGTGAATTATTTGGTTTCCCAGTATAATTACCATTGCTGTTATTTGATCTGTTTCCATAGTTATTATTACCTCTGCCTCTAGATCCGCCTCTAATATTGCCTCTATTGCCTCCTCTACCAGTGTAGTTTCCTCTATTACTCTTGTAATTACCTTCTCTCTTATAGTTGTAATTTTCTGATTGATCTTTCACGTCACTTTTATGTTCTTCGACATCATTTTCTTCCTTTGATAAATCCTTCAATTCTTCAACATTTTCAGTAACCAATCTGTccttatttttattggtGTTCTTGTTATCACGGTCATTAGCCTTGACTTCATCAGATCCATGCATACCTTCTCCATTATCTTCCTCATCTTCCAGAGCACTTTCAGATTCGTTAAATTTAGTGTTATCGTTAGCATTTACTTTAGCCTTTTCTGCTTGTTgagtttcttttttaacaATGTGCGAATAATTTAAAGTTTTTGTAACTGGAATAGTGGTATTTACGTGTGTATTTGTTGGTAATAAGGATTCCTTTGTAGTTATCGTAGCAGTCGCCAAAGAACGAATATTGTCTGAAGTAGTAATATCgttattttcattcttcaaaatttttactTTAGTTGCATGTTTTGAGTTTAAATTGTTCATGGTATTAGAGAATCTTCTTAAAGTAGTTGTGTCTTCTACGTGCAACGTTGCGATTTGttcttctaatttcaaaatttttgattgtGTATCTACTGGTTTTGCAGCTCCAAATGGGTTGCTTTTTCTCCTCTCTTTTGGTTGATTATCGTGAGAATTCTGAATCATATTTTTAGGCAATGGTGCTTCAGGGGAGGGTATTTTGAAGGATTTGACAGATTCAGTTCGGTCCATATAGTTCTTGAAATCAACGAAATCGGCTGGAGACACGATGATGTTAtaaatttctttcaaaGGATCATACCAAcctttcaatattttatccATATCTCTAACGGAATATAACTCTACGAAGCATACCTTAGAAGATAATTTGAAGTATTCATAGAATTTGTTTGGATTTTGAATATCTGCCATTGTTGGGTTTGGATTTAAAACCCAaaacattttaaatttaataaaatttgtgaatttagaattgaacaaatctttcatttcaaaatcaGAGAAATCTGAAGATAAGTTCGAGAATTTGACAATATAGGGAGGCCCTGAAGCACTCTTGTTCACATGGTGGCTATTGCCGCttgattttttcaatagatCGATGTTGGTTGTGCTACTAATGGCATCCAGGTTGATGTCGTCTTCGTCCCATAGAGTGTCGCTAAGGGTATCGTTACCCAGGAATTCCTCGAGAGACATTTTCTTCATGGTAGAATTGTTAGTTGTCATTGTAAATGTGAACTGATATTAATACGAGGGGGTTGCAGTCGTCTGTTGCTCGCTTGTTGACAGTGCGATCTGAGGTGCTTGACGAATAGAGGCAGCAGATAGTTAACCAAGTAATGAGAGTTAGAAGTTTTATAGATGAGGATAATGGTAATGCAATGGACCATAGCCGTACCAAACAAAAGGTGATAGTCGCTGATTGATGAAGCAGGTTAAGCTATTCGAGTTCATTGTTACTTACTGTTTACACAACTGGTAGTATCGTTCGTACTTTCTCTTCGTTGTCTCTGGATAATGGCAAATGGACGCGCATCGATCACAGCACACGAGGCCACGGACGAGCGGGCAACCGGCCGCGCGCGGCCGGTTGCCCGCTAGTCCGAGAGGGTAACAATGCAATCACGCAAGTAGCACGTGATTGATTTTACTTCACGTGATCAGAAGCTCGCACGTGACGGACAAACACTTATCACGTGCAATTTGCCGGCATCACGTGCTTCTCACGTGGCAGTGGGCGCAAAGAATTTCCCGATCGGGGAATTCTTCGCGCCACCACAGTTTGTTttagtattttttttgtgCGTGGTTGCCCTCGGGCGCCGCGCGCCCACGCCGTTTTCTTAAGCACCACACAGACGCGTGCGGTGTTTGCCGCGGCGTTGCTAGCTTCCTGTGGAACGCCCGGACACACAAGGCCAAGGCAATTGCTGC comes from Tetrapisispora phaffii CBS 4417 chromosome 4, complete genome and encodes:
- the TPHA0D02450 gene encoding PIG-S family GPI transamidase component (similar to Saccharomyces cerevisiae GPI17 (YDR434W); ancestral locus Anc_5.545), producing the protein MNNNYKLRLFVLFSYLSVFFLLGVPLWYKLTTIHRADLPITYIKELVDNKLNDVHLKLPIYVDSQINDIKESAILLKDIQSEINDILGKNNAGLDISVNVLDYVKENLDSKNENANQILKIVKGDNNLKMVENRDFFSSTATTVEVNDLSTDYQKSIRELSNIILNNILGVNAKNINTVIASTKDINDGEKTGVSIPYIQDIHLSAILLSGDGDALGWDIESSMSKYITPLREMLSSVYHFTVDSDIVYYNDLNLHSQHAVNESTLAHILDISEISTSDEYSEQIGLTLAIVFPSREVGNNGLEFIKPKSIEKLDGSEKVSNDINWEKYLIPRWGSLIINKYPLKANSYLDEEFLHPIMHKFSIDLLEILGIGSDMMSPYNSLHMFKRSVVLRNLLKSVDTLQSLVRLTESFKQMAVPEQVLADVNTAIGIRYEIINKINHFGTSNGINNNIVWDELVLLSNKLVTVCENAFFDNEMVQQNFFPDEHKTAVYFPFLGPIAMVLFLGIVNMIKDRSHIVDSIK
- the TAF11 gene encoding TATA-binding protein-associated factor TAF11 (similar to Saccharomyces cerevisiae TAF11 (YML015C); ancestral locus Anc_5.546), whose product is MSNYKSETKGPINLIPKTNYISTLTVANYLLTKQTIDQALNEDHEYVLNKNIEMRTGGTLNSFFATGNYKLNYKNNDEENSEPEKKRRKIIYNNGKAQEPDELINEVPGNIKFAKDIRDEKAKELVFSHVLDQNEQFRLLVNNLDEDQTNRFEVFHRTSLNKAQVKKLANTVLNQNISENIRVFLQSIGKVFAGEIIELAMQVRMKWLVGQLTINYNKRKRIGKQLKKFLKKLTMLVQKSNSTNSSTSLTAAEENNEDIEILNSNSEFNDSIDECESDSFYDDDEEEEPFVKAGNELLKYNKQVTQDIKTELVKHYNILAKRFNSLNMNIDKFLGSVEDSSSVTSESIGEGSTKNQPQNTKSKVINTSPLLSEHIREAWRLYQLQSDSLPSATWRQQGEGNGWMFR
- the TPHA0D02470 gene encoding salt homeostasis regulator (similar to Saccharomyces cerevisiae PPZ2 (YDR436W) and PPZ1 (YML016C); ancestral locus Anc_5.548) — protein: MGNSGSKPRKKGSGKANNAPPTTQTKPTKLQSKQKSSSESDSNKDTSTRNKATDDSVMKENLSRTETMQSTKSNRSLRSLRSKKSQTSISGNSNVDIQEKYRDDDHLPPRTKEIQRVHSSGSQMYSHSRSHSLSRVPTDVQSNKSNNNLLPGINSGRADSRKSSFNGSYDIPPSMIQVKPKSPILRNRNYTSSSVSSFQENAITDDENDDSNNNIAYSNSRKRVDILRHSHSSGTSRGSPFASRSRRKSDNSVSENDLSPGADHLPMHSMSRTGSHNSMHSRRSSTNSVGTNTFVTPMNSPGIKITDTDQERNDYFSHSNDSNNYRYNNETGLDIQNNQYIGDHSSELAGEAMYFPNADNSYDALHSTSHDRNINDDSTISKKKKSTKMLDIDETIQKLLDAGYASKRTKNVCLKNSEIAQICQRSREIFLSQPPLLELSPPVKIVGDVHGQYGDLLRLFTKCGFPPSSNYLFLGDYVDRGKQSLETILLLLCYKIKYPENFFLLRGNHECANVTRVYGFYDECKRRCNIKTWKVFVDTFNTLPLAAIVTGKIFCVHGGLSPVLNSMDEIRHVSRPTDIPDFGLINDLLWSDPTDSPNEWEDNERGVSYCYNKVAINKFLNKFDFDLVCRAHMVVEDGYEFFNDRSLVTVFSAPNYCGEFDNWGAVMSVNEGLLCSFELLDPLDSVALKQVMKKGRHERKFANQQQQQYIQN
- the GPI19 gene encoding phosphatidylinositol N-acetylglucosaminyltransferase GPI19 (similar to Saccharomyces cerevisiae GPI19 (YDR437W); ancestral locus Anc_5.549), producing the protein MIQGSFSNEYYWFSRHFITCSATIFIIIWTFIPEDIDILFIKKDFIRSILDILPDRRWVIYFQCFVLMGMLWCYTALMMYNEDVLTPNLDDLSTITDSRANVVIVSDKEKFLNEYAYNATSGVFDLPITDVCKILYSDD
- the PSP2 gene encoding Psp2p (similar to Saccharomyces cerevisiae PSP2 (YML017W); ancestral locus Anc_5.550) — its product is MTTNNSTMKKMSLEEFLGNDTLSDTLWDEDDINLDAISSTTNIDLLKKSSGNSHHVNKSASGPPYIVKFSNLSSDFSDFEMKDLFNSKFTNFIKFKMFWVLNPNPTMADIQNPNKFYEYFKLSSKVCFVELYSVRDMDKILKGWYDPLKEIYNIIVSPADFVDFKNYMDRTESVKSFKIPSPEAPLPKNMIQNSHDNQPKERRKSNPFGAAKPVDTQSKILKLEEQIATLHVEDTTTLRRFSNTMNNLNSKHATKVKILKNENNDITTSDNIRSLATATITTKESLLPTNTHVNTTIPVTKTLNYSHIVKKETQQAEKAKVNANDNTKFNESESALEDEEDNGEGMHGSDEVKANDRDNKNTNKNKDRLVTENVEELKDLSKEENDVEEHKSDVKDQSENYNYKREGNYKSNRGNYTGRGGNRGNIRGGSRGRGNNNYGNRSNNSNGNYTGKPNNSQPEERYSLFRPAAGFLHSSNSGNDEESFNRTSKYNNNNTNSTSSNSSNRNGSYGYSNTSRGRGNYTNNRRFTNQRGSSRGNGHRGGSGSCRGGNGPHRGRFHDTGRNHEGNENSESTESHTNVAE